A single window of Rhizobium indicum DNA harbors:
- a CDS encoding type II toxin-antitoxin system RelE/ParE family toxin, translating into MIFELTYTQTFYEDLDRLADFLIERDPDLAERAINAIQKALMILQDFPLMARRASADDPLLRELVVPFGSAGYVILFKLMSETSVIILAVRHQREEDYH; encoded by the coding sequence ATGATCTTCGAGCTAACGTACACCCAGACCTTCTATGAAGATCTGGACCGGCTCGCCGATTTTCTGATCGAACGTGATCCGGATTTGGCCGAACGTGCCATCAACGCCATCCAGAAAGCTCTGATGATACTTCAGGATTTCCCGCTTATGGCCAGACGCGCCTCTGCGGACGATCCCTTGCTGCGCGAGCTCGTCGTACCATTCGGTTCAGCCGGATATGTCATTCTTTTCAAACTGATGAGTGAAACGAGCGTCATTATCCTCGCCGTCCGTCACCAGCGCGAAGAAGATTACCACTGA
- a CDS encoding YlcI/YnfO family protein, with amino-acid sequence MKTASLPSLRVDPELRAAAESVLKEGESLSSLIEDSLRRQIDFRRTQAEFIARGLAGLADAQRTGVFYTTDDIQELMRKKLEKAKARKAAQQK; translated from the coding sequence ATGAAAACGGCATCTCTCCCGTCCCTTCGCGTGGATCCTGAATTGCGTGCTGCCGCCGAAAGCGTTCTGAAAGAAGGCGAGAGCCTGTCGTCGCTGATAGAGGACTCTCTTCGCCGCCAGATCGATTTTAGAAGGACCCAAGCGGAGTTCATCGCGCGGGGTCTGGCTGGCTTGGCTGACGCGCAGCGGACCGGTGTGTTTTATACAACGGACGACATTCAGGAGTTGATGCGCAAAAAGCTTGAAAAGGCGAAAGCCCGTAAAGCTGCACAGCAGAAATGA
- a CDS encoding DUF6644 family protein translates to MIDILEWLSATTPALALRRSGTLYLFVNAAHILAIGLLVGAILPLDLRLAGFFRKVPVEIVAPFLSRAAGVGLAAAIVTGVCLFSVRAVEYAGNPAFLAKLCLIALGLLNLSIVHFGRGWKTAVSTGIVRPGLRFSAALSAAVWIAAVLAGRWIGFL, encoded by the coding sequence GTGATCGACATTCTCGAATGGCTGTCGGCAACGACACCTGCGCTCGCGCTCCGGCGCTCCGGAACGCTCTACTTGTTCGTCAACGCAGCCCATATCCTGGCGATCGGCCTTTTGGTCGGCGCCATCCTGCCACTTGATCTGAGGCTCGCCGGCTTCTTCCGCAAGGTGCCGGTTGAGATCGTTGCGCCGTTTCTGTCACGCGCCGCCGGTGTCGGCCTTGCCGCGGCCATTGTCACCGGCGTCTGCCTCTTCAGCGTCAGGGCGGTCGAATATGCCGGCAATCCCGCCTTCCTTGCCAAGCTTTGCCTGATCGCCCTCGGCCTTCTCAACCTGTCGATCGTTCATTTCGGGCGAGGCTGGAAAACGGCGGTGTCGACAGGCATCGTCCGGCCCGGCCTGCGCTTCTCCGCCGCCCTGTCGGCCGCGGTCTGGATCGCTGCTGTGCTCGCCGGCCGCTGGATCGGATTTCTCTGA
- a CDS encoding DUF6152 family protein → MFRISARQVVAAAMLSMAFATGAIAHHGWSWAEADQIELRGTIEKISMGGPHPTLDVATADDGVWLVELGNPRQTERSGFVEGVAKPGDQVVVLGNRSQDPKEKRLKAVRLTIGEKRYDIYPDRIKTN, encoded by the coding sequence ATGTTTAGAATTTCAGCACGGCAAGTAGTGGCTGCGGCCATGCTTTCGATGGCTTTCGCCACCGGCGCAATTGCCCATCACGGCTGGTCCTGGGCCGAGGCGGATCAGATCGAGCTTCGCGGCACCATCGAGAAGATCTCCATGGGCGGACCGCATCCGACGCTCGATGTCGCCACCGCCGATGACGGCGTCTGGCTCGTCGAACTCGGCAATCCGCGCCAGACGGAACGCTCCGGTTTCGTCGAAGGTGTGGCCAAGCCTGGCGACCAGGTGGTGGTCCTTGGAAACCGTTCGCAGGATCCAAAAGAGAAGCGGCTGAAGGCCGTGCGCCTCACCATCGGCGAGAAGCGCTACGATATCTATCCCGACCGCATCAAGACGAACTGA
- a CDS encoding RrF2 family transcriptional regulator has product MITQKAKYALRALTVLADADADEPVMISDIAAQQKIPKKFLEQILLDLKHHGVVASRRGKQGGYLLLKPAHTITFGEILRIIDGPIAPLPCLSITAYRRCDDCDGEQNCQIRHVFAKVADATRKVLFSTTIADAIAPKHSAEVTRLLA; this is encoded by the coding sequence ATGATTACGCAAAAGGCGAAATATGCGCTGCGGGCGCTCACGGTCTTGGCTGATGCCGATGCCGACGAACCGGTGATGATTTCCGATATCGCGGCGCAGCAGAAGATCCCGAAGAAGTTCCTCGAACAGATCCTGCTCGACCTGAAACATCACGGCGTCGTCGCCAGCCGCCGCGGCAAGCAGGGCGGTTATCTCCTGCTGAAGCCCGCCCACACCATCACCTTCGGCGAGATCCTGCGCATCATCGATGGTCCGATCGCGCCGCTTCCGTGTCTGTCGATCACCGCCTACCGCCGGTGCGACGATTGTGACGGCGAACAGAACTGCCAAATCCGCCACGTCTTCGCCAAGGTGGCGGATGCCACCCGCAAAGTGCTGTTCTCCACCACCATCGCCGATGCCATCGCCCCAAAGCACAGCGCCGAAGTCACCCGGCTGCTGGCCTGA
- a CDS encoding phosphoadenylyl-sulfate reductase, whose protein sequence is MTAINAIAEEGPIAEAQALNDRLAGLDLAGRLSLVSGLGGRVVFTTSLGIEDQVITAEIGTHRLPIDIATLQTGRLFAETLSLIEETESQYDIHIHRFEPEKADIDAYAAQYGLNGFYESVEARHACCGVRKLKPLARALDGAAIWITGLRRGQSANRAETPFAEYDAERQLLKVNPLADWDLEAIKAFVSANGVPVNPLHARGYPSVGCEPCTRAIKPGEPERAGRWWWEQDETRECGLHVAEEAAAIAAQ, encoded by the coding sequence ATGACTGCTATCAATGCGATTGCGGAAGAAGGGCCGATTGCGGAAGCCCAGGCGCTGAACGACAGGCTGGCAGGCCTCGACCTTGCCGGACGTCTGTCGCTGGTCTCCGGCCTTGGCGGCCGCGTGGTGTTCACGACGTCACTCGGCATCGAGGACCAGGTAATCACCGCCGAGATCGGCACGCACCGCCTGCCGATCGATATCGCCACGCTGCAGACCGGCCGGCTGTTTGCCGAGACGCTGTCGCTGATCGAAGAGACCGAAAGCCAGTACGACATCCATATCCATCGCTTCGAGCCCGAGAAGGCCGATATCGACGCCTATGCGGCGCAATACGGCCTCAACGGTTTCTACGAGAGCGTCGAAGCCCGGCATGCCTGTTGCGGCGTGCGCAAGCTGAAGCCGCTTGCGCGGGCCCTCGACGGTGCTGCGATCTGGATCACCGGCCTGCGCCGCGGCCAATCGGCCAACCGCGCCGAAACGCCGTTTGCCGAATATGACGCCGAACGCCAGCTGCTGAAGGTCAATCCGCTCGCCGACTGGGACCTGGAGGCGATCAAGGCCTTCGTTTCCGCAAACGGCGTGCCGGTCAATCCGCTGCACGCTCGCGGTTATCCCTCGGTCGGCTGCGAACCCTGCACGCGGGCGATCAAGCCTGGCGAGCCGGAACGCGCCGGCCGCTGGTGGTGGGAGCAGGACGAAACGCGCGAATGCGGCCTGCATGTCGCCGAAGAGGCCGCAGCGATCGCCGCACAGTAA